CAAACTTCAAATTACGTAAAGGAATGCCAATTGGTGCTAAAGTTACGTTAAGAGGAGATATTATGTACGAATTCTTAGATAGGTTAATTACAGCTTCATTACCACGTGTAAGAGACTTTAACGGAATCAAAGCGAATGGTTTTGATGGTAGAGGTAATTACAACTTAGGAATTACTGAACAAATCATCTACCCAGAGATTAATATTGATCAAGTGAAGAAAATTAGTGGTATGGATATTACATTCGTAACATCTGCGAACACTGATAAGGAAGCAAAATCATTATTAGGAGAATTAGGTTTACCATTTAAAAAGAATTAATAAGATGGCTAAAGAATCAATGAAAGCGCGTGAGCGTAAAAGAGCTAAGATGGTTGCTAAATATGCAGAAAAGAGAAAGGCTTTAAAAGAAGCTGGAGACTATGAAGCATTACAAAAGTTACCAAAGAACGCATCACCAATTAGAATGCACAATCGTTGTAAATTAACTGGTCGTCCTAGAGGATATATGCGTCAGTTCGGTATTTCACGTGTAACTTTCCGTGAAATGGCTAATCAAGGATTAATCCCAGGAGTTACTAAAGCAAGCTGGTAATATAGCTCGTTTTATTTCAATATAATTAAGCATACAACCCTTAAAAGTTGTATGCTTTTTTGTTGTATTTATATGTTTTCTTGAGATGAAAATAAGAGGCAATTATACCCAATAAATTAATAGTCAAACTGATAATTGATAAAAGCCTTTTTTTTTCGAAAAGATTATGTATATTTGCACTCTGTTTTTTATAGGGTAAATTACGTCTTGTAAGTACTTGATACAGAAGGGTGTGTTTTTGTTAGAGAAAAGCAAGAGAATTATTCTAAAAAACAAAAATGAATTGTTAACTGGTTTCAGGTTTAGGAGTTACGATTTTCGTAGGAACAATAGAAACTGCTAAAAACCAAAACCGCAAATTAATTATTATGTATACAGATCCAATCGCGGATTTTCTTACTCGAGTTAGAAATGCTATCGCAGCAGGTCACAGAGTAGTTGAAGTTCCTGCTTCAAAATTGAAGAAGGAAATGACCAAGATTTTGTTTGATCAAGGTTACATTTTAAGTTATCAGTTTAACGATAATACCGTACAAGGTACTATCAAGATAGCTTTAAAGTATGACCGTGACACAAAAGAGTCGGTTATTAGAAAAATTCAAAGAGTTTCTACACCAGGTTTACGTAAGTATGTTGGTGCTAAAGAAATGCCTAGAGTATTAAACGGTTTAGGTATTGCAATCGTTTCAACTTCTAAAGGAGTTATGACGAACAAAAAAGCACGTAACGAAAACGTAGGTGGAGAAGTATTATGTTACGTTTACTAAAAAACATTTTGTAAGATGAGTAGAATAGGTAAAAGCCCAATATCATTACCACAAGGTGTTGAAGTAAAAGTAGACGGAAACGTGGTAACAGTAAAAGGAAAGTTAGGAGAGTTAACTCAAAACTTAACTTCTGATATTACTGTAAAAGTAGAAGATGGTACTATTAACTTAGAAAGACCATCAGATAGTAAAGAACACAAAGCTGCTCATGGTTTATACCGTGCTTTAATCAATAACATGGTTGAAGGAGTTAGCAAAGGTTATACTAAGGAATTAGAGTTAGTTGGAGTTGGATACAGAGCTTCTAATCAAGGTCAAAAATTAGATTTAGCTTTAGGTTTTTCTCACAATATTATTTTAGAATTAGCTCCAGAAGTTAAGGTTGAAACAATATCTGAAAAAGGTAAGAATCCAATCGTTAAGTTAACTTCACATGACAAACAATTAGTTGGTCAGGTTGCAGCAAAAATCCGTGGTTTCCGTAAGCCAGAGCCTTACAAAGGAAAAGGAGTTAAGTTTGTAGGAGAAGTAATTAGAAGAAAAGCAGGTAAATCTGCATAATTTATAGTATTATGGCATTATCAAAGCTTGAAAGAAGACAACGTATTAAGC
The sequence above is a segment of the Tenacibaculum sp. 190130A14a genome. Coding sequences within it:
- the rpsN gene encoding 30S ribosomal protein S14; amino-acid sequence: MAKESMKARERKRAKMVAKYAEKRKALKEAGDYEALQKLPKNASPIRMHNRCKLTGRPRGYMRQFGISRVTFREMANQGLIPGVTKASW
- the rplE gene encoding 50S ribosomal protein L5 — protein: MSYVPRLKEEYKSRVVKALTEEFGYNNVMQVPKLQKIVVSKGVGAAIADKKLIEYAVEELTTITGQKAVSTVSKKDVANFKLRKGMPIGAKVTLRGDIMYEFLDRLITASLPRVRDFNGIKANGFDGRGNYNLGITEQIIYPEINIDQVKKISGMDITFVTSANTDKEAKSLLGELGLPFKKN
- the rplF gene encoding 50S ribosomal protein L6 — protein: MSRIGKSPISLPQGVEVKVDGNVVTVKGKLGELTQNLTSDITVKVEDGTINLERPSDSKEHKAAHGLYRALINNMVEGVSKGYTKELELVGVGYRASNQGQKLDLALGFSHNIILELAPEVKVETISEKGKNPIVKLTSHDKQLVGQVAAKIRGFRKPEPYKGKGVKFVGEVIRRKAGKSA
- the rpsH gene encoding 30S ribosomal protein S8 — encoded protein: MYTDPIADFLTRVRNAIAAGHRVVEVPASKLKKEMTKILFDQGYILSYQFNDNTVQGTIKIALKYDRDTKESVIRKIQRVSTPGLRKYVGAKEMPRVLNGLGIAIVSTSKGVMTNKKARNENVGGEVLCYVY